In Isosphaera pallida ATCC 43644, the sequence GCCCAGGCTTTTGCTTAGAACGTTGACGATTTTGGTGTTGACAAGTTCCCGCACCGGTCCGGTCAAGGTGAAGCCGATGCGGGCTTCGATGGTGTCGAGGGCCTGTTCGACTTGGGCGGTCGTGACCGCCTCCAGGTCGAGACCGCCGCTAGCGGCCTCGGCCTGGGGATGGTGAACCGCCAAAATCTCCTTGACCTCCTGTTGAAGCGCCTCTTTGAGTCCGTAAAGTGCCGCCCCTTTAGCCACCGCCTCGTCGGGGTCGAATATCTCGGGTTCCTTGCCGAATTCCTGGATCAGACGGGCTTTGATTTGAGGCATTCGGGTAGCGCCGCCTACCAAGATGATCTTGGAGAAGGTCTCGTAGCCTTTGGCCTTAGCTTCAGCCAACATCTCGCGGGTCAGTTCGATGGTGCGATCCAGCAGGTGCTTGGTGATTTCCTCGAACTTGGATCGGTCGAGTTCCACGCGGGCCTGGTGTCCGGCGTGAGTGACCCGGAAGGGAGCCTTGTCGCGCTGGGTGAGGGTTTTTTTGCCGCGTTCGGCCTGAAGAAAAAGGTCGTTGAGGACTTCGGGATCGTCCATTGGGTCCTCAGCGCAGCCGGTTTGTTCCTGGAACTCCGAGGCGAGGTGAACCACGATTGCCTCGTCCCAAAGCGCGCCGCCGAGCCGGTGGTCGCCGCCGGTGCAGATGACCTGGATGAGCCGGTCCTTGATGGCGATCATGGTCACGTCGAAGGTGCCGCCGCCCAGGTCGTACACCAACACGGTCTGATCCTCCTCCTGCTCCAGACCATAGGCGATCGCCGCGGCGGTTGGTTCATTGAGGATCGCTCGCACGTTCAGACCCGCCAGGCGCCCGGCGTTGGCGGTCGCCTCACGCTCGCTAATCCCAAAATAAGCTGGACAGGTGATCACAACATCGCGGATTTCCTCGCCCAACGCTCGTTCGGCGTCGCCGACCACCTTGCGCAACACGAACGAACTGAGATCCTCGGCCGAATAGCTTTGCCCGCCGACCTTGAAGACGAAGTGAGGGTCGCCCATGTGTTGTTTGAACAGCGAGGCGACCTTGTCGGGTTCGACCTTGGCCGACTCCTTGGCGGTATTGCCGACGATCACCGACTCGCCGTCAAAGAGAACGACCGAGGGGGTGATGCGTTCCGACTCCTGGTTGGGCACCACCACTGGCTTGCCGTGTTCGTCCACATAGGCGATCGCCGAATAGGTAGTGCCCAAGTCGATGCCAAACACTTTTTTGATTGCGTGGTGGGAGGAGGGGGCGTCGCTCACGGCGGGCAACTCCAGGAGGATCGATCGAGTCGAACCGAAACGAGAATTTGAGCGGGACACGACAACCCAACGCAAGGAACTCGCGGCGATCCCAATCCGCGAGGTGGGCGGGACCAATCGTCGCAACTACCCCCATGTTACGGTCTTTTCGTGCGTGAGGTGAGGGGATCCACCGATCGCGGATCGGAATCGGAATCCGCGTCGGAGTCGGTGTTGGCCCGCGCATTCGATTCCGAACGCCTCGGCGGTTGGTCGCCCGGCTCGGAGCGGGACCATGCGGGACGCGGCGTGGGCCAACGTCCCGAAAGATGCATTAAGACCAATCCATCGTAAAGCATGTGGGTGAGAATGGGAGCGCCGAGGTCTTCAGTCGTAATCCACATCCACCCCAAAAAGGCTCCAATGAGCGTGGCGACCACCGCATAGCCGGGGGTGACGGCGTGACTGACCCCAAACAGCAGCGACGCCAACGCCAGCCCCCACCAAACCCCCAGCCACTCGCTCAGTCCGCCCTGGATGAAGCCCCGGAACAGAAATTCCTCGCACACCCCGGCCAGCAACGCGGCGGCGATCAGTTCCACCAGGTTCAACTGACGCAGGATACCGACAATTTCCCGATCCATGAACTCATCGATGCCTCGGAGCCAACGTGGCGGCCAACGTCGTCCCGCCAGAAACAGCACGTAGAGCGGAATCGTGCCCGCCACTCCCACAGCCAAACCGAGACCGCTCCAGCGGATCAAGCCGGTCATCGGCTGCTCGAACCACCAGCCCAGAACATGAGCCAGCGCCAGCAGCCCCACCTCCAACACCACCAGGCTCACCAGGAATTCGGTTCGATTCACGTCCGTTTCGCCACAAGGTTGCGTTGAGGAAAGCAAGATTTGGACAGGTCCACGTCGCCGGTGATCGGAGGCGAGCGGATCGGTCGAGGCGACGTCGCCTCAGGATCTCGTTCGCTTCGCGTCGTAGTCGCAACGCGATTCCGATGAGATATTCTACAAGGTAAGAGGATCCAATCGGTCGTCCTCCCGGTCAGGGTGTCCGTGCGACGATGACGATCGATGTTCGTTCGACATGGCGTTTCGATCGTCGCTGAGACTTGCTGTTTCATTCGACCGTGCCTCGCTACCATCCTTCCGAAAAAGGAGCAGTGAACATCTGATCCGATTGGTTGGTTCTCCAGCCAATTTGGAAGGGAAGGACACTCACTTGAAAATGGTTGCGTGAAAATCGGTTCCAGTTCATTGGATGGACGAGCCTAGTTCGCCGACGTTATTCACCAGTCCGATTTTGAGTGGAGTCGCTCTCATGCTCACCGTGGGTGATCCCGCGCCCTGGTTTCACGCTCGGAGCAGTGTGAATCCAAACTTCCATTTCGACACCGCCGCGGGGCGATACCTCGTGCTGTGCTTTTTCGGTTCGTCGTCCGATCCGGCGGCTCGCCGGGTTCTATCGGATCTTGAACACGCGACGGATCTGTCCAACATCGTGAATTGCTGCTTCTTTGGAGTAAGCCGTGACCCCGCCGACGAACACGAGGCGCGATTGCCCACTGGAAAGCCGGGCCTGATCTGGTTCTGGGATTTCGACAACGCGATTGGTCGTCTTTACGGGGTCCCGGACTCCCAGACGCCACGAAAGGACGACGCAGCCGAGGGCGATCGGTTCGCCTCCCAGATCACTTATGTGCTGGACCCGCGTCTGAGGGTGGTGGCGCGCGTCCCCTTCGCACCCGACCCTGCGCGTCACGTGCCCAACCTGGTTCGGATTGTCCGCGCGTTGCCGCCGGTCTCCAGCCTGGCTGAGGCCCATGCCCCGGTGTTGGTGGTGCCCCACATCTTCGAGCCGCATTTCTGCCGTCAATTGATCGAAATTTACGAAGCCGATGGGGGTTATGAATCCGGCTTCATGCGTGAAGTGGGGGGCAAGACCGTCCCGGTCCACGATCATTCCCACAAACGTCGCCGCGACTGCGAAATCAAAGACCTCCAGGTAATTCAGGCCTGCCAGATGCGGCTCAAGCGGCGGTTGATCCCAGAAATTCACAAGAGTTTCCAGTTCGAGGCCACTCGAATCGAGCGTCACATCGTGGCCTGCTACGACGCTTCCACCGGGGGCCATTTCCGCGCTCATCGGGACAACACCACCAAAGGCACCGCCCACCGTCGTTTCGCCATCTCGCTCAACCTCAACGACGACTTTCAAGGGGGAGATCTTCGCTTCGCCGAGTTTGGTCCCCGCACCTATCGGGCTCCAGTGGGCGGAGCGGTGGTTTTCTCCTGCTCGCTGCTTCACGAGGCCACGCCCGTCACCGCTGGCAAGCGTTATGCGTTCCTTCCGTTCCTCTACGACGACGTCGCGGCCGAGATTCGCCGTCGCAACGCCCAGTTCCTCGCCCCTGGTCCCAACTGAGTCCACGTTTCCCCGGCGTCACGTCCATCGCGTGGGCGACCCTGGTCCGCCGCCCGTTTCGCTTGAGGCGGACGGCGGTTAGACTGAGGCGACGCCCCCACGCGGGTGACCAAAGGCGGGGCGACCCTGCGACGAGACCAGATCAGACCAGCGAGATTCGATCGGAAAGGATCGTTGGACGATGGCCACCATACGCATCGGCATCGCGGGCATCGGGTTTATGGGCATGATTCATTATCTGGCCGCCCAACGCGCCGAGGGAGTGACGGTGGCCGCCCTACAAAGCCGTTCGGCCAAGAAGCGGGCCGGGGATTGGACCGACATCCAAGGCAACTTTGGTCCCCGAGGCGGCATGATGGATCTCTCCGGCGTGCGGGTCCATGAACGCTTCGAAGACCTGCTCGCCGATGAAACCGTCGATTTGGTCGATTTGTGCGTGCCCAACCCCGAACACTCCTGCCTGGCTATTCAGGCGCTGGAGGCCGGCAAGGACGTGCTGGTTGAAAAGCCGATCGCCTTGAGAGTGGATGACGCCGACGCCATGATCGCCGCGGCCAGACGTTTCGGCCGTCTAGTGATGGTCGCCCACATCCTGCCGTTTTTCCCGGAGTTCGAGTTCGCCTATCAGGCGGTCGCCTCGGGAGAGCATGGCCGTTTACTGGCCGCGCACTTCACCCGAGTCATCTCGCGGCCTGATTGGGGCAACGCGGGCGACTTCGTCTCCGGCGGCGGACCGGCGATCGATCTGCATGTTCATGACACCCACTTCGTTGACCTCGTCTGTGGCCCCCCCCGCGCGGTTCGATCCCGCGGCGTGGTCGAATCAGGGGTGGTTATTCATTTGGATACCCATTATCACTATCCCGACGGTGGACCGATCGTCTCAGCGGTTTCGGGAGCGTTGGCAACGGCCGGCCGGCCGTTTTCGCATGGCTTCGAACTCTATCTCGAGCGTGCCACGCTAAGCTTCCGGTTCGACAATCTGGCTGACGAACCCCGACTCTCCCCCCTGACCATAATCCACGCCAACGGCCAGATTGAGCGTCCACAGCTGGGCTCGGGCGACCCAATCGACGCCTTCGCCCGCGAATTGGAGGAGGCTGGGCGGGCCGTGGCTGGCCGCGTCGAATCGCGGATGCTTTCCGCGTCGCGTGCCCGTCGCGCCTTGCGCTCGTGTTTGGCCGAGGTGGAGAGCGTGTTGACCGGATTAGCCGTCAATCTGAGCGATTCCGAGTGACTCTCATCCTCCCTTTGAGGAGGGATTGGCCAAGGTCGGGTTAGTTGGGTTGGGTTGAAGGTCGGGCCGGGCTGGAGTCGTCTCCGCCCAACTGGCTCGATTGGTGCTGTTGTTCGTCGGCAGGTTGGGGTTTGGCGGCGGTCCGGAAGATCTTCAAGAAAGCCCCCACTAGGGCTTCCCCCCGAGGCGCGAGGGCGTAGTGGATGAACCTGCCCTCGCGGCGATTGATAACGAACCCCGCATCCCTCAACGTCCCCAGATGATGACTGACCGAGGGTTGGCTCTGATCCGGCAACGCCTTAACCAGGGACGACACCGATCGCCAACCGTCGCGCTTCAAGGTCAACAGGATCATCAACCGCGATGCATCGGCCAGCGGCTTGGCCAACAGATCCACGTCGGTCTCGCCGGCAGCGCGGGCGTAGTCGCGCAGTTGATTCAAAAGTTCGGCGACGCGGTGGCCCAAAGGCGTGAGCGAATAATAGTTGAACTTGCCAGCGCGATCCGACTCGACAATCCGCGCCGAACGCAACAACGCTAGATGATGACTGACCGAGGGTTGGCTTTGGCCGGATAGACCCATACACAGTTCAGTCACGCTGCGCGAGGATTGGTTAAGTTGGTTCACCAGCGCCGAGCGGGTCGAGTCAGCCAGGAGTTGAAAGATCCGCGCGAGCTTGGCCAATTTGAGTTGGCCACGGTCCGGTCCGGCAATCCGAGTCGCTTGGGCGTTGGGGTTAGGCGGGAACGCAGGTAATTGCGGGAGCGATGCCCCACGGTCATCCGCGGTTTGACCGGGTGGGATCTGAGCTGGGGTGGGAGTCAACAACGCCGAGGTTGCGGCAGGCCCGTTCCCCTCCACAGTGGCCTGGTGACGAGCGGCGAGGTCGTCGATCAAGCGATCGACCGCGTCGCGGGGGCCGTTGAGCTGAATCCAAACCCCATCGGTGGTTCGCATCAATGCATGAATGTTCATCATGGAGGGATCCGGGAGGTCAACACGGTGAAGATCCGAAGCACTGGCGAAGTCGAACGGGATCAGGTCGGGATCGATTCCACCCGGGCGGATTGTTGGCGAACCAGCCGATCAAGAAATCAATCGTTTCGTTTTAGCCCGCGTCGGGCGAGATGGTGGGCTGGCCCGTCCTGTTTCCTGGGGTTGGGCTGAGAGGATTCGGGACCCTTCGAGAGGGAGAAGAAAAGGGTTCGTGAAGCGTCATCGCACGGAGGCTGTGGAGCCGACTCCTTTTAGGTTAGTGGGTGTGCCGATCGTCGGCAAGACATCGGAGCGCCAGATGCCCGCGACTCGACTCCGTTTCCTTCGCCGCGTGGTCGAGCCTAACAGGTTGTTTTTGCCGCAACGCCTCAACTGTTCGCATCGCTCGCTGGAAATCGAGTTCCTCGCCGTATTGTCATGATGACGGCTTTGCTAGAATATCCTGATTCGCGCCGGGAAGACGTGTCAGGATCGCGTTGGGCCGGCGTTCGATCGATCGTCCACGGAGCGCCCTGGGGATGCTCAAGAACTTGCCGTTGAACCCCCTCAATCTGACTTTGTCGCTGCCCCGGCTGTCCCGTTCGTCGGAGGTCTGCGGCGAATTCGTCGAAGGATCGTCCGCGACGTCTTCAGCTGCGTCGCCGGAGCCGCGCGCCGCGGCGGTGGCGGACGGATGCACGCCGGACGGTTCGTCCCCAGCCGCGGCTGCGGTCGCCCCAACGGCGGTCTCGCGGAGCCGCGCGGTGGGAACCCGGACAATGGCCCTGGTGGTCGGTCTAGCGGCGTTGACCGCCCAGGTTTCCTCCGAGACCGATCTGGTCCGGGACATCCAACGCTATTGCGCGGTTTGCTGGCGCAACGCCCGGCTCGATCCAGGGCTCTGGGACGATTGCACCCAGGAGGTATGTTGTCGCCTGTTGGCCAAGGCCCGCGCTGGAGAACTCGACCTGGATCGCGTCCTCGACGAGGATTCGCCCGAGCGCCGTGAACTGGTGCGGGCCATCGACATGGTGCGCAAGCGGGTTCAGCGGAGCCGCAAGGTCCAGCCGCTGGACGAGCGGGTAATCGGCGGGGTCGATTGGGATGAGCGGGAGCGGAGCCGTCGCGAATTGGGTGAAGTTCTGGAGTCGGCCCGCGCCGCGGCGCTGACTCCCCGCCAGGACCGCATCCTCGACCTGTGGCTCCAAGGCTTCACGGTGCCCGAGATCGCCGAGGAGTTGGCAATGTCCCCCGCGCGGGTCAGCGACCAGAAGTATAAAGCATTGAGGCGGTTGGAACGTCATCTGGCGGGGCGATCCGATCTGGATCGGGACCACAAAACCGGCGTTTCCGTCTAAGCCGCCGTTCTCAAATCCAACCCGTTTTCCCAGCTGGGCGAACCGCCTACAATTCCAACCCCGACCTGACCTTGGTCCACTCAAACGAGTGCCTCTCCCCTTGCGGAGCGTTTGATTCAAGGTTCGGTGAGCCGCCTCATAACCGCGGCGCTGCCTTGCCTTCCCGCCGCCTTGTCCTTGAAGGATGATCACACGATTATGGAGAACCCGCGTCCCGCGTCCGGCAAAGACTCGCCCGCCTCCGAGAAGTCTGACGGCAACGGCTCGCTGGGGCGCGGTTCCCGTTCCGACTTCTCGAAGGCGGAGGGTAACGGTTCGAGTTCCGGTGGCGGTTCGTCGACCCCGTCGTGGCTGCTGATTGTGTTGATCCTGGTGATCGTGTTCATCGTCTTGAACAACCCGTTCAAGGCCGAGACGATGGTCGATTTCCACCCCTGGTTCACCCAGCAGGTCGCCGAGGACAACGTCAAGAGTCTGGTGATTCAGGGGACCAAGGCTCGCGGGCAACTCCGTAAGCCGACCAACTTTACCCCCCCCGGTCAGGGCGTGGGACGCGAGATCGACAAGTTCTCAGTCTATTTCCCGACCGAAGATGATCAGAAGGAAATCGTGAAGCGGTTGCAGCAGGATCGGGATCCCCTCACCGGCAAGGAACGCCAGTTCGTGAGGATCGAGGGGGAGGCTCCGCCGGATCGCTCCGGCCTCATGTGGGCCACCTTGCTGCTGCCAATCCTGTTGATGGTGCTCATTGTTTGGTTCATGATGCGGCGGGCGCGCGACCAATTCGACGGAGGCATTCTCGGGAGCTTCGTGAAGAGTCCGGCCAAACGTCACGACAAATCCAAGCAGCGCACCACCTTCGACGAGGTCGCCGGCCTGGAGAGCGCCAAGTACGAGCTTCAGGAGATTGTCGAGTTCCTCAAGAACCCCGAGAAGTTCGCTAGGCTCGGCGGCCGGATTCCCAAGGGGGTGCTGCTGGTTGGTCCCCCCGGCTCAGGCAAGACGTTGCTGGCCCGCGCGGTGGCGGGCGAGGCGGGAGTGCCGTTCTTTTCGATCTCAGGTTCGGAATTCATTCAAATGTTCGTGGGGGTCGGAGCCAGCCGGGTCCGGGATATGTTCAAGACCGCCAAGGAGAACAGCCCGTGCATCCTATTCATCGATGAAATCGATGCCGTCGGGCGAATCCGAGGAGCTGGTTTGGGAGGCGGTCACGACGAACGCGAGCAGACCCTCAACCAAATCCTCACCGAGATGGACGGCTTCTCGCCCAACGAGAGTGTCATCGTGCTGGCAGCGACCAACCGACCCGACGTGCTCGATCCAGCGCTGCTACGTCCCGGTCGGTTCGATCGCCACGTC encodes:
- the ftsH gene encoding ATP-dependent zinc metalloprotease FtsH, yielding MENPRPASGKDSPASEKSDGNGSLGRGSRSDFSKAEGNGSSSGGGSSTPSWLLIVLILVIVFIVLNNPFKAETMVDFHPWFTQQVAEDNVKSLVIQGTKARGQLRKPTNFTPPGQGVGREIDKFSVYFPTEDDQKEIVKRLQQDRDPLTGKERQFVRIEGEAPPDRSGLMWATLLLPILLMVLIVWFMMRRARDQFDGGILGSFVKSPAKRHDKSKQRTTFDEVAGLESAKYELQEIVEFLKNPEKFARLGGRIPKGVLLVGPPGSGKTLLARAVAGEAGVPFFSISGSEFIQMFVGVGASRVRDMFKTAKENSPCILFIDEIDAVGRIRGAGLGGGHDEREQTLNQILTEMDGFSPNESVIVLAATNRPDVLDPALLRPGRFDRHVTVDRPTKKGRLEILKVHTRNVPLADDVDLEAIAKSTVGMSGADLANLVNEAALIATRQDKDKVEAADFEAARDRVLMGARREEVITEKDKRMTAYHEAGHALVAWLTPQADPVSKVTIIPRGRSLGTTQFIPEEDKVSYSESEIHARLAMTLGGRAAEKLVYNDLTAGAANDLKQATRLARMMVTQWGMSDRIGPVFFQSSEEHPFLGREMSEIRDHSEATARVIDEEIARILRAADEHAYSLLSTHRNELEKLAEALIEREVLSVKDIEELIGPRAGDKEKAVSTSTNGQASRASAGYVDGEARTAAAPASTGDGPPLHHGEGE
- a CDS encoding CPBP family intramembrane glutamic endopeptidase, giving the protein MNRTEFLVSLVVLEVGLLALAHVLGWWFEQPMTGLIRWSGLGLAVGVAGTIPLYVLFLAGRRWPPRWLRGIDEFMDREIVGILRQLNLVELIAAALLAGVCEEFLFRGFIQGGLSEWLGVWWGLALASLLFGVSHAVTPGYAVVATLIGAFLGWMWITTEDLGAPILTHMLYDGLVLMHLSGRWPTPRPAWSRSEPGDQPPRRSESNARANTDSDADSDSDPRSVDPLTSRTKRP
- a CDS encoding Gfo/Idh/MocA family protein, whose product is MATIRIGIAGIGFMGMIHYLAAQRAEGVTVAALQSRSAKKRAGDWTDIQGNFGPRGGMMDLSGVRVHERFEDLLADETVDLVDLCVPNPEHSCLAIQALEAGKDVLVEKPIALRVDDADAMIAAARRFGRLVMVAHILPFFPEFEFAYQAVASGEHGRLLAAHFTRVISRPDWGNAGDFVSGGGPAIDLHVHDTHFVDLVCGPPRAVRSRGVVESGVVIHLDTHYHYPDGGPIVSAVSGALATAGRPFSHGFELYLERATLSFRFDNLADEPRLSPLTIIHANGQIERPQLGSGDPIDAFARELEEAGRAVAGRVESRMLSASRARRALRSCLAEVESVLTGLAVNLSDSE
- a CDS encoding ArsR/SmtB family transcription factor: MMNIHALMRTTDGVWIQLNGPRDAVDRLIDDLAARHQATVEGNGPAATSALLTPTPAQIPPGQTADDRGASLPQLPAFPPNPNAQATRIAGPDRGQLKLAKLARIFQLLADSTRSALVNQLNQSSRSVTELCMGLSGQSQPSVSHHLALLRSARIVESDRAGKFNYYSLTPLGHRVAELLNQLRDYARAAGETDVDLLAKPLADASRLMILLTLKRDGWRSVSSLVKALPDQSQPSVSHHLGTLRDAGFVINRREGRFIHYALAPRGEALVGAFLKIFRTAAKPQPADEQQHQSSQLGGDDSSPARPSTQPN
- a CDS encoding 2OG-Fe(II) oxygenase — encoded protein: MLTVGDPAPWFHARSSVNPNFHFDTAAGRYLVLCFFGSSSDPAARRVLSDLEHATDLSNIVNCCFFGVSRDPADEHEARLPTGKPGLIWFWDFDNAIGRLYGVPDSQTPRKDDAAEGDRFASQITYVLDPRLRVVARVPFAPDPARHVPNLVRIVRALPPVSSLAEAHAPVLVVPHIFEPHFCRQLIEIYEADGGYESGFMREVGGKTVPVHDHSHKRRRDCEIKDLQVIQACQMRLKRRLIPEIHKSFQFEATRIERHIVACYDASTGGHFRAHRDNTTKGTAHRRFAISLNLNDDFQGGDLRFAEFGPRTYRAPVGGAVVFSCSLLHEATPVTAGKRYAFLPFLYDDVAAEIRRRNAQFLAPGPN
- a CDS encoding Hsp70 family protein; this encodes MSDAPSSHHAIKKVFGIDLGTTYSAIAYVDEHGKPVVVPNQESERITPSVVLFDGESVIVGNTAKESAKVEPDKVASLFKQHMGDPHFVFKVGGQSYSAEDLSSFVLRKVVGDAERALGEEIRDVVITCPAYFGISEREATANAGRLAGLNVRAILNEPTAAAIAYGLEQEEDQTVLVYDLGGGTFDVTMIAIKDRLIQVICTGGDHRLGGALWDEAIVVHLASEFQEQTGCAEDPMDDPEVLNDLFLQAERGKKTLTQRDKAPFRVTHAGHQARVELDRSKFEEITKHLLDRTIELTREMLAEAKAKGYETFSKIILVGGATRMPQIKARLIQEFGKEPEIFDPDEAVAKGAALYGLKEALQQEVKEILAVHHPQAEAASGGLDLEAVTTAQVEQALDTIEARIGFTLTGPVRELVNTKIVNVLSKSLGVVAKDHTNHDVVVYLLRRNTEVPAQSVQDFGTDQANQIAVDIKVVAGETASTNPADCQEVGVATLTLPENLPAQSPIRVVFAISQDGRLSVTGTDLTGGGSIEVEFETEAVMSNEEVETRSTALRMIPVS
- a CDS encoding sigma-70 family RNA polymerase sigma factor; the protein is MLKNLPLNPLNLTLSLPRLSRSSEVCGEFVEGSSATSSAASPEPRAAAVADGCTPDGSSPAAAAVAPTAVSRSRAVGTRTMALVVGLAALTAQVSSETDLVRDIQRYCAVCWRNARLDPGLWDDCTQEVCCRLLAKARAGELDLDRVLDEDSPERRELVRAIDMVRKRVQRSRKVQPLDERVIGGVDWDERERSRRELGEVLESARAAALTPRQDRILDLWLQGFTVPEIAEELAMSPARVSDQKYKALRRLERHLAGRSDLDRDHKTGVSV